The genomic stretch tcaataataaattgaaaaagaGCAGACCTTACTTGATCCTGCCAACCTTTCAAGCCATTACCCTGTACATTTCCccctttcacagccaaattcTTAGTCATTGTGTCTCCTTCCTCATCACTACCCACTCTCCTCAACCCTTTGAGATCTACCTTCTGACCCCACCATTCAACTGTGGAGCTGCTCTTTGCAGGGACATCCATGACCCCAATTGCTGAGCCCAtgggtcttttctcagtccttgtgTTTCTTCACATTTCCTCTGCTTTCAACACTGTccatctcccccttctctctttttttttggggggggggttaagtgacttgcccagggtcacacagctagtaagtgtcaagtgtctgagtccagatttgaactcaggtcctcctgaatccagggccggtgctctatccactgcgccacctagctgcccaccccttCTCTCTTAGATAGACTCTCTTTGGCctccatgacactgctctcttctcattctcctcctccctatgTGATGATGGTTCCTTGCTAGCCCATCCCCCATTTTTTTGCTTTGATAAATGGGTTTCCCAAGGCTCCATCCTGGGTCctcttattaattctttttttttaaacattccctCCCTTCATCAATGATGATGATCAATAATTGTCTCTATTCAGATGATGCCCAAATTTACATACCCAGTTCCAATTTTTTGCTTGAACTCCAGGCCCTTTGCTTCAATTGCTGGACATCTCCATCTGGATGTCCTGTTAGGATCTCAATGTACAGACATCCACAGTGGAAGCTATCCCCTCTCCCCTTAAACCTACACCCTCTTCAAACTTCACTACTAAAAAGGTCCCTCAGCTCCAGAAGAGTCTGttccctcccattttccttcccATATTCTTCCCCACTTGGTTCATTCTAACCTCTGGGCCTTTTTCCACCCTGTTCCCCAGGGAACCCCAAGTTCTTAGGAGCTTAATAGGCTCCCTTTCCTGAGGTGGCTGGCATTTTCAGAGCGTTGCTTCAATTTCTTATAcctgaagtggaatttgaaaaCAGGCCCTTGGCCTCTTGTATTTGCCTCATTGCTTCTTATGTTTGTTGTACAGAGTGGGCTGTGATAAGACCCTAGTGGTTCCTTATAAGAGGTCTCAAGTAGGGGTTTGTGCCTTTGTCTTTGGGTGGGGAACCCCAGTGTCGTACCTGGTTTGGGGGAAGGTGTGGCCTTGAACACACATGAAGGAGAAGGACTGAGGGTATCGGAAGCTCCCACTTTAGGGTCAGCTGGCCATCTTCAGGAAATGGGAATGGACCCGTGGTTACTGCATCCTACAGAAATACAACAGGACATCAGGAGCTGGTTATGGGAATTAAACAACCCCCTCACACTGAACTAGATGGCATTTCCAAGTACTTAGAAGCATGGAATAGAATTGTAGACTGTCCAGTGGGAAGGCCCTTAGGAAACATgtgaccctttcattttacagagggggaaactgaggctctgagagaagAGACTGGAATCTACAGCGCCTGGCTCTAATTCTATGGCTCATTTCACTGAGCAAGGACAAATGTAAATCCTTCATCTCTCCAACCATATCCCTCAGACCAGGGATCATTCTGGTCCCACTTCTCTCTTGGGCCTTTAGGACCTTCACTTTATCCCTGAATCCCTCATGTCCCTCCTGCCACCCCTCATCCACGAACCTTCTCCCTGTCTTTCCCAATATTGCTGTggccccctcttctcccttttatgATTCCTTATTTCCATGCTGTTGCCTCATCCCTTCTCAACATCAAGTTCTGTTTCCTCCATGGACCCCCACCCAATCTCTCTGGCTGTACCTCAGTCTCTCTCATTTGCTGAAATTGCTTTCTGGTGGGGAAGACAGGTGAGCCAAGTTTCTTCCACTCCAGGTAAGGACTGGTGAGATTATTGTCCATATAGTAGGTCATGTAGACAAGGtctggagagaggcagagaaatggATCCCATGAGATTCAACAAATAAGAAAGGGTGAGTCATGACTGGAGACGGGAAACATGATAGGGTGGCAAGGTAAAAGGATGGGCCAAGGGGGTTGTAAGAATTCTGGAGAAGATGTGGTCCCTGTCTTAGAGTATCTGATGGACTAAATGAGGAAGAGAGCTCAGACTAGCTCTGTTTGTTCCCAGGGGGCACAAACTAGGAACAGAAGATgcaaggaggcagatttcagtttgTGGTAAGAAAAAAACTTCCCAAAAATTAGAACTTCCCATATGTAGAATGAGCTTCCTCCAGAAGGAGCCTCCCATCGGTGTGGTGGTATCAGATGGCTATACGGATGTCTTCTCATTGGGAGTGGTGATGAAAGTCTTGCTTCAAGTTTGGATTGGAGCAGATACCTTCTCAGGGGGCAGTGAATAGAattctggtcctggagtcaggaagactcatctttctgagttcaaatctagtctcagacacttactagcgatgtgaccctgggcaagtcatttaactctgtttgcctcagtttcctcacatataaaatgagctggagaaggaaatggcaaatgactctagagtctttgtcaagaaaaccttaaatgaggTCATAGAGagcagatatgactgaaacaactgaacaacatgatCCTATACCTCAATTGCTGTAGGCAGTCGGtccaaggagagaaggaagaaaggaggacagagagagggagagggagaaggggagaggaagagggaggaaagggggagggggaggggaagggggagggggagggggagggggagagagagagagagctcaatGGGAAGGCTTCCTGACACTGTGAGACTTTGAGAAGGCCCTAAAGGACGGACAGGATTTAGAGAGGAGGATAGGCTTATGTGAGAAGCAGTGATGAGACTAGCCAAGCTGGAGGACAAGGTCCATAGAGGGTAGTTGGGGTGAGGGGAAGTCATCCAGCTCATAaactagaactagaactagaaacTTTGATGAGGGTTCAGGAGTAAGGCTGGGAGGGTCTTAAATAATCTTAATAATTGCCCCCCTATCCACAGGACTTTACAAAGTGCTCTGGTCACCACAAACCTGTAAAGTAGACAGAGAAGGGATTATCCCcgttttgaagaaactgaggcccaaagatggCAAATGACTCGCCCAGTATCACATGACTAAGAAATGTCACAGCCAGGGATCTTTCTACTATCCCATGATGCTTCCTTGAGTGTCAGACAATAGTCCCCTAGCTTTATCCCATAGCTGATGGGGACTCACAGGAGTTTCTTGTACAGGAAGAGGGTGAAGGACAAAAGTGGGGTTTGGAGCTCCCCCAACTCCCCTCTGGCCCCAGGCTCTCACCAGAGGCTGGTGGGACATTGTTGAGCCGTATGGTGACTGTGCTGAGGTTGGCAGATGTTCGATTGTCGTCACTGGCATACACCAGCACGGTAGCCTGCCAGCTGTCTGATGAAGATGGCTCCTCGGGCCAGTGGGAGGCGGCTAGTACTCCCAGTGTGTGATTGCTGTCCACCAGAAGCCCATCACACTGAGCCTCTGCCCACAGCTGGTTTTCACCTGTAAGTACAGGAAAACTGCAACACCTGTGCTTAGCCACTGAACTGGATATGCTTTTCTGCCGGGGATGTGGGGTGTGAAGGGAGGGGCCCCAGGATATCCATTCCTCCCATTGTTCACTCCACCTTTAGAATTTCATTCCTTCAGGCTAAGCACGGTCCTTGCAGGATCCTCTTTCACCCCCTGCCGCTAATCCAGGGGGAGTGTGTTCGGTCCCCATCAGAGATGGAATGGGAAAGAAAGgggcaaggaaaaaagaaagagatagggTGAGGAACAGAGtgtggggaaagagaaataaagaatgtatgtgggagacagaaacagagggagaaagagagataaaagtagagaggaaaaagggagagaattgagagaggcagagaagtgaggaaggcatacagagacagagaggaaaaagaaaaaagaggcagaaaaagagataaaagagggagacacaaacagaaagaaacagagaaaagagagagaaggcaaggaGGAGAGACAAAGGGGAAGAGAACCAGAgttgaggaagagacagaaaggagagggaggggatgagagaagggagaaagaccaAGAGAAAGAAGAGCCTGAAGGGGAGACAGACGGATGATggcaagagggagaaaggagtgaGACTGGCAGAGGGGCAGAGAGGCAATAAAGGGAAACTGGCAGAGGGACAGGAGAGAGGTCACCAGGGCTGGGGAGCCTCCTGCCCAGGATCTGCATGGTTCAGTGGCCCTTACCCAGCAGAGCCAGCAGCCCCATGGCAGTGAGCACCGGCTTTCGGACCAGGTGCACATGGGGTGGCTTGGTGTTGTTCATCTGGAAGCGGGCAGTCAGTGTCCTCTGGGTAAAGTGGTGTGGGTGGTAGCTCAGGAAGGCATTATCATTGCTCAGCAGGGTATAGTTCAGGGTGTTGCTGGCCTGTGACAGCAGCAGGTTCTGATGCTGGGCTATGACCTAGAAGGAGGGGTAGCCTGGAACAGATGGTGCTTCCCACCCACCACTGGGCGCTCCACCAGGTGTTTCTAGCCACCTTCTCAGGCCCCAGGGAGTCAcaggagctagaaaggaccttgggaATCACttaagggggcagccaggtggcacagtggataaagcactgcccctggattcaggaggacccgagttcaaatctgacctcagacacttgacactaactagctgtgtgaccctgggcaagtcacttaaccctcattgccccgaaaaaacaaaaacaaacaaacaaaagacatggCACTATAAGATTTTCAAAATACTTAACCTTGAGTGGCTCTCAGACAACCTTATAAagcagatgttattattattctcattttacaaacgaggaaactgaggcaaacggggctaagtgatttgcccggaattacacagctagtaagtgtctaaagccagatttgaactcagaaataggagtcttcctgactccaggcctggctttctacccattgtgccacctagtggccgaAAGCGGCTTTGAGggggtatataatatataatagagtTTAGGAAGAGAGAACACCTCTAACATAATAAAGGCTCTATGACccaaggcaaatcactttatctctaaGTGCCACAAGCAACATTCCAGGACCACAAGCTGAAGCTCTGGGTACCCCCTCCTTGGAAGCTCTACATGTCAATGAAATGACAGATCCCAGCCAAACCCTCCCCCACAGCATCTTAAatcctgcccctcctcctcaggaagccccctccccattctcctcTTCCCTATAGTACACACATTAATCCTTAATTACTGGCAGTCCACCTGGTTATCTGCTCCATGGGTGAGTCTTGTCTCCATCCCTCCCGTCCTCCATCACCTCCCAAGACTAGCAGCTCCCTGAGGGTAAGTTCTCACCCAAGACCTCACCCAAGGTCTCCATTCCTTTTCCCAGGTTCTGGGTGATCTGCGCAGACATGGCGGCCCAATATACAGTCCCTGACCCAACCACCCCAGCGAAGATGTTCATGACTTACCAAGGCCTGGCCAGCTACCTATCCAGTGGAGGTAGGTGGAGTTTGAGGGCCTTCCATGGCTCTGCCTTCTCTTCCAGGGACCAGCAAGGCCGCCTCAGAAAAGGATCCATGCCAGTTATAGTGGTGATGAGTTAGGAGGGGATGTgtttggagaggggaaaagagtgaGATCCTTTATCCCTGTCTATAGCAAGATTAAACAAACCCCAAGATCTCAATCATAGGGGGTCTGGACATTTTAAGGTGGCACCTAGTCttctctgtgatgtttaaaatctatattgggtgatcgccttaaattagaagcttcagcaccagtctttgggcattaaacatttattaaagcatacagatattaacatggagttcagaaagttaagaaaaggtctatctagcctagagttccagcctggttggattcttcctcaggtcctcctccacgagcttgctttaatcaggaaccctcCAGCAAGctcattgtggaagctttttataggtctggaacagaggcggtccttacacactgcttcaagctgattggttggcgtcatccaaatccattggttttgaaggtgttctcactaatcagcagtcaatcactctcacttgattcaatcagtctagattaatctccaggtgggtctttgagtatctgcgaaatcccattatttcatcacatctcCTTCCCAGTCCAATGTTACCAAAGATACAGAAAGGGCCCCTGCCTCTTGCATGGATGTGTTAGCAATGATCGCTGTGGGGAAGAGGAATATCATTTGCTACTTCATtccatgagcatttattaagcactggtcCTGTGCCATGGCACTTGAGATACAAAGTGGAAAAAGGAaaccagtgcctgccctcagggagtttatattctcctgggattggggaggggggtggggaatgacttgtatgagAGAGAAATccacatacaaagtaaatacaaaagtaGTTGGGGAAACGGAGGATAATCCTAACTAGGGGATTGGGAAAAAATTGATGTAGGAAGTAGTCATTAAGTTTAACTTTAACTTTCCTTCagaagccaaggattctaagaggtggaaggggtggggggcaggagagagaggaagagaggggaaggggatggaggggagagtGGGgataggggaaagaggagaggagtgtTTCAGACATTCAAGACAGCCTGAGAAAGGGCACTGAATGCCATGTATAAGGACCAACATGTTGGTCAGCTGggctaggataagaagggaagcaatTCGACAAGACGGGGTGGAGCCaatttgtgaagtgctttccaTGCCAAAGAGAgaggagttttattttatttttgaggcaataagGAGTCAGTAAAGCTTCTTGAGCAAGGAAGTGTCGTGGTCAGACCGG from Dromiciops gliroides isolate mDroGli1 chromosome 6, mDroGli1.pri, whole genome shotgun sequence encodes the following:
- the LOC122731489 gene encoding alpha-L-iduronidase-like; the encoded protein is MNNTKPPHVHLVRKPVLTAMGLLALLGENQLWAEAQCDGLLVDSNHTLGVLAASHWPEEPSSSDSWQATVLVYASDDNRTSANLSTVTIRLNNVPPASDLVYMTYYMDNNLTSPYLEWKKLGSPVFPTRKQFQQMRETEDAVTTGPFPFPEDGQLTLKWELPIPSVLLLHVCSRPHLPPNQVNGVRILPLTRGQITLLWDDSCVNSKCLRTYEVEFSQHGHSYRGINRKESTFNLFVFAPDNANVTGFYRLRAVDYWGRPGPFSIPIYYKEAAT